One genomic window of Brachionichthys hirsutus isolate HB-005 chromosome 22, CSIRO-AGI_Bhir_v1, whole genome shotgun sequence includes the following:
- the LOC137910994 gene encoding ninjurin-2-like, whose product MPASGPLQGGSPSNLNMNLYATKKTAAEGMLDIALFLANITHMKTVIEQGAGYRYYIAVLTLISFSLVLQIVAGVLIIIIARVELTLLPSCQRLLNFLNNLTTAIVFLTLVVNVIKSAFGTQRSCFLRWLLQRFIL is encoded by the exons ATGCCAGCCAGCGGTCCTCTGCAG GGAGGCTCGCCCTCTAATCTGAACATGAACCTGTATGCCACTAAGAAGACAGCCGCTGAGGGCATGTTGGACATCGCTCTGTTCCTGGCGAACATCACCCACATGAAGACCGTCATCGAGCAGGGAGCTGGATACAG atACTACATCGCTGTCCTGACACTCATCTCTTTCTCGCTGGTTCTTCAGATAGTGGCTGGAgtcctcatcatcattattg cccgTGTCGAGCTGACACTCCTCCCCTCTTGTCAGCGTCTGTTAAACTTCCTGAACAATCTGACCACCgccatcgtcttcctcaccctCGTCGTTAACGTCATCAAATCGGCGTTCGGCACGCAACGCAGCTGCTTCCTACGATGGCTTCTCCAACGTTTCATTCTATGA